The following are from one region of the Halosolutus amylolyticus genome:
- the gcvH gene encoding glycine cleavage system protein GcvH, which translates to MSFEIPDDRQYQESHEWAEETDGVVRVGITDFAQDELGDVVFVELPDEGDAVTQDEEFGVIESIKAVSDLYAPVSGEVVAINEALFDAPELVNDDPFGEGWMLEIDADDADELDALLSADEYEDQIA; encoded by the coding sequence ATGAGTTTCGAAATTCCCGACGACCGGCAGTACCAGGAATCGCACGAGTGGGCAGAAGAAACCGACGGCGTCGTCCGCGTCGGCATCACCGACTTCGCACAGGACGAACTCGGCGACGTCGTCTTCGTCGAACTCCCCGACGAGGGCGACGCGGTCACCCAGGACGAGGAGTTCGGCGTCATCGAGTCGATCAAGGCGGTGTCGGATCTCTACGCCCCGGTCAGCGGCGAGGTCGTGGCGATCAACGAGGCCCTGTTCGACGCGCCGGAACTCGTCAACGACGATCCGTTCGGCGAGGGCTGGATGCTCGAGATCGACGCCGACGACGCGGACGAACTCGACGCCCTCCTGTCCGCCGACGAGTACGAGGACCAGATCGCCTGA
- a CDS encoding helix-turn-helix domain-containing protein produces MGGRGPKRELAEKIAGEITLSTEPGATLRKWRTDFGVSQTDLAAEIDVSSSVISDYESGRRESPGIGVVSRLVYGLLAIDERRGGDRIRQYGRVLSAGFESDVVYDLREYATSIPLARLYDAIDATEIASGATDRISGHTVIDSIQAITRLSSEEFFRLYGQSTNRVLVFTGVTRGESPLVALRVVNPTPNAVILHGIDEPDLWDHAADLARIDGYSLAVTTEPLEELLDHLVSLE; encoded by the coding sequence ATGGGCGGACGCGGACCGAAACGAGAACTCGCAGAGAAGATTGCCGGGGAGATCACGCTGAGTACCGAGCCCGGTGCCACGTTACGCAAGTGGCGAACCGATTTCGGCGTCTCCCAGACCGACCTGGCGGCGGAGATCGACGTCTCCTCGTCGGTCATCTCCGACTACGAGAGCGGGCGCCGCGAGAGTCCCGGGATCGGCGTCGTGAGCCGACTCGTCTACGGCCTGCTCGCGATCGACGAACGCCGCGGGGGGGATCGCATTCGACAGTACGGCCGCGTACTGTCGGCCGGGTTCGAGAGCGACGTCGTCTACGACCTGCGGGAGTACGCGACGTCGATCCCACTGGCGCGGCTGTACGACGCGATCGACGCGACCGAGATCGCGAGCGGGGCCACCGATCGGATCAGCGGCCACACGGTCATCGACAGCATCCAGGCGATCACCCGGCTCTCCAGCGAGGAGTTCTTCCGGCTCTACGGCCAGAGTACGAACCGCGTACTCGTGTTTACGGGCGTCACGCGCGGCGAATCGCCGCTGGTCGCGTTGCGCGTGGTCAACCCGACACCGAACGCCGTCATCCTGCACGGGATCGACGAACCCGACCTGTGGGACCACGCCGCCGACCTGGCGCGGATCGACGGCTACTCGCTGGCCGTCACGACCGAACCGCTAGAGGAGTTGCTCGACCACCTCGTCTCCCTCGAGTGA
- a CDS encoding ArsR/SmtB family transcription factor gives MDDESSIEDILDMIGDEHARTVLASISREPCSAKELADRLDLSQPTIYRRLELLEDYDLIKHRTLVADDGNHYKEFQSNFNSTVISLEDDEYDVRIFREENLPDRFSQLWDELGAT, from the coding sequence ATGGATGACGAGTCCTCCATCGAAGACATTCTCGACATGATCGGGGACGAACACGCCAGGACCGTCCTCGCCTCGATCAGCCGCGAACCCTGTTCGGCGAAGGAACTGGCGGACCGACTCGACCTCTCACAGCCGACGATCTATCGACGCCTCGAACTCCTCGAAGACTACGACCTCATCAAGCATCGGACCCTCGTCGCGGACGACGGGAACCACTACAAGGAGTTTCAGTCCAACTTCAACAGCACGGTCATCTCGCTGGAAGACGACGAGTACGACGTGCGGATCTTCCGCGAAGAAAACCTCCCGGACCGGTTTTCGCAGCTCTGGGACGAACTCGGTGCAACCTAG
- a CDS encoding DUF7521 family protein, with translation MNEIAEAVLMMMQMVVFALALGLTLISFQSYRKNQSKRLESAFIGFAFLSMGVALTTIVSQVPSLSVLFRIVETIPFIIGFGMLYLSLYR, from the coding sequence ATGAACGAGATCGCGGAGGCCGTCCTGATGATGATGCAGATGGTCGTCTTCGCGCTCGCGCTGGGACTGACCCTCATCAGCTTCCAGTCGTACCGGAAGAACCAGTCGAAGCGACTGGAATCCGCGTTCATCGGCTTCGCGTTCCTCAGTATGGGCGTCGCACTCACCACGATCGTTTCCCAGGTGCCGTCGCTGTCGGTCCTGTTCCGAATCGTCGAGACGATCCCGTTCATCATCGGGTTCGGGATGCTCTACCTGTCGCTGTACCGGTGA